From a single Microcoleus sp. FACHB-672 genomic region:
- a CDS encoding Npun_R2479 family HD domain-containing metalloprotein translates to MLNTVELLIDAFVEKLKAGYHRTYGGYKPQYEDIIGWAGNMALENLANSDALYHNMEHTILVSLVGQEILRGKHIREGGVTCEDWLHFIISLVCHNIGYVKGVCRQDQAGSYATGKDGKTVVLPDGSTDASLTPYRVDRGKLFVDERFGGHKLIDVEQIKRNIELTRFPMPSGADELDSVNFPGLVRASALIGQLCDPRYFKKIGALYYEFEEIGLTKELGYNNPGDLRHHYPKYFWRSVYPYIQDALRYLSLTQQGKQIIANLQANVFVLEHEQIGNEESPEAQLVRASNGAA, encoded by the coding sequence ATGCTCAATACCGTTGAACTGCTGATAGATGCATTCGTGGAAAAACTGAAAGCCGGCTACCACCGAACTTATGGGGGCTACAAACCTCAGTATGAAGATATCATCGGTTGGGCCGGCAACATGGCGTTAGAGAACCTCGCCAACAGCGATGCTCTCTATCACAACATGGAACACACCATTTTAGTTAGCTTAGTTGGGCAAGAAATTCTGCGGGGCAAACACATCCGTGAAGGAGGAGTTACCTGTGAGGATTGGTTGCATTTTATTATCTCCTTAGTGTGCCATAACATTGGCTATGTTAAAGGCGTTTGCCGGCAGGATCAAGCCGGTTCTTACGCAACCGGAAAAGACGGGAAAACCGTCGTCCTGCCCGATGGTTCCACTGATGCTAGCCTTACCCCCTACCGTGTGGATCGGGGAAAACTATTTGTTGATGAACGCTTTGGCGGTCACAAACTGATCGATGTTGAGCAAATTAAACGTAACATTGAACTCACTCGTTTCCCGATGCCAAGCGGAGCAGACGAACTGGATAGCGTTAACTTTCCCGGCTTGGTACGCGCCTCTGCATTAATCGGTCAACTCTGCGATCCCCGATACTTTAAAAAGATTGGGGCGCTGTATTATGAATTTGAAGAAATTGGTTTAACCAAAGAATTAGGCTATAACAACCCTGGAGATTTACGCCATCACTATCCCAAGTATTTCTGGCGGAGTGTTTACCCCTATATTCAAGATGCACTGCGTTACTTATCTCTGACACAACAGGGCAAACAAATCATTGCCAACCTGCAAGCAAATGTGTTTGTTTTAGAACACGAACAGATTGGCAATGAAGAGTCTCCAGAAGCTCAGCTAGTACGCGCGAGTAACGGTGCCGCTTGA